The Medicago truncatula cultivar Jemalong A17 chromosome 4, MtrunA17r5.0-ANR, whole genome shotgun sequence genome includes a region encoding these proteins:
- the LOC11417768 gene encoding trihelix transcription factor ASIL2 isoform X2 yields the protein MDIIAGAPSPIHSVPPRLPLSSPYSGREDCWTEDATSTLIDAWGERYLDLNRGNLRQKTWQEVADAVNDFHAAGNRKARRTDVQCKNRIDTLKKKYKIEKARVSESDGGYQSPWPFFTRLDVLIGDTFPVKKLSSPVNVRSTPTVVKRPPPQSPPSPPSPPAWIISHPVGPRSGTQKRPAMVKRDEVSFRRNFSAFAAAAAAAAEAESVESEEWRSSTGKKGRENDGTHKEFGFRELAQAIERFSEVYERVEASKQRQMVELEKQRMQFVKDLEYQRMQLYMETQVQLQKIKRTKRASGSADSFS from the exons ATGGACATCATCGCCGGAGCTCCGTCACCAATCCACTCCGTTCCGCCGCGTCTTCCGTTGTCATCGCCGTACTCCGGCCGCGAAGACTGCTGGACCGAAGACGCAACTTCCACCCTCATCGACGCCTGGGGTGAACGCTACCTCGACCTCAACCGCGGTAACCTCCGTCAGAAAACTTGGCAAGAGGTCGCCGACGCCGTCAACGACTTCCACGCCGCCGGTAACAGGAAAGCTCGACGTACCGACGTTCAGTGCAAAAACCGAATCGACACGTTGAAGAAGAAGTACAAGATCGAGAAAGCTAGGGTTTCCGAATCCGACGGCGGTTACCAGAGTCCCTGGCCGTTTTTCACTCGTCTCGACGTTCTCATCGGCGATACTTTTCCGGTCAAAAAACTCTCCTCGCCGGTGAATGTACGGTCTACTCCAACCGTCGTGAAACGTCCACCTCCTCAATCTCCACCTTCTCCACCGTCACCGCCGGCGTGGATAATCTCTCATCCGGTCGGTCCCCGATCCGGAACACAAAAACGTCCGGCAATGGTGAAAAGAGACGAGGTATCATTCCGGCGGAATTTCTCGGCGTTTGCTGCGGCTGCTGCTGCGGCGGCGGAGGCGGAAAGTGTGGAGTCGGAGGAATGGAGGTCGAGTACTGGAAAGAAAGGAAGAGAAAACGATGGGACCCATAAGGAGTTTGGTTTCAGAGAGCTTGCTCAGGCTATAGAGAGATTCAGTGAAGTATATGAAAGAGTTGAAGCTTCAAAACAGAGACAAATGGTGGAATTAGAGAAGCAGAGGATGcagtttgtgaaggatttggAGTATCAGAGAATGCAGTTATACATGGAAACGCAGGTTCAGCTTCAGAAAATCAAACGCACTAAACGTGCTTCTGGTTCCG CAGACAGTTTCTCATAG
- the LOC11417768 gene encoding trihelix transcription factor ASIL2 isoform X3, with translation MDIIAGAPSPIHSVPPRLPLSSPYSGREDCWTEDATSTLIDAWGERYLDLNRGNLRQKTWQEVADAVNDFHAAGNRKARRTDVQCKNRIDTLKKKYKIEKARVSESDGGYQSPWPFFTRLDVLIGDTFPVKKLSSPVNVRSTPTVVKRPPPQSPPSPPSPPAWIISHPVGPRSGTQKRPAMVKRDEVSFRRNFSAFAAAAAAAAEAESVESEEWRSSTGKKGRENDGTHKEFGFRELAQAIERFSEVYERVEASKQRQMVELEKQRMQFVKDLEYQRMQLYMETQVQLQKIKRTKRASGSDSFS, from the exons ATGGACATCATCGCCGGAGCTCCGTCACCAATCCACTCCGTTCCGCCGCGTCTTCCGTTGTCATCGCCGTACTCCGGCCGCGAAGACTGCTGGACCGAAGACGCAACTTCCACCCTCATCGACGCCTGGGGTGAACGCTACCTCGACCTCAACCGCGGTAACCTCCGTCAGAAAACTTGGCAAGAGGTCGCCGACGCCGTCAACGACTTCCACGCCGCCGGTAACAGGAAAGCTCGACGTACCGACGTTCAGTGCAAAAACCGAATCGACACGTTGAAGAAGAAGTACAAGATCGAGAAAGCTAGGGTTTCCGAATCCGACGGCGGTTACCAGAGTCCCTGGCCGTTTTTCACTCGTCTCGACGTTCTCATCGGCGATACTTTTCCGGTCAAAAAACTCTCCTCGCCGGTGAATGTACGGTCTACTCCAACCGTCGTGAAACGTCCACCTCCTCAATCTCCACCTTCTCCACCGTCACCGCCGGCGTGGATAATCTCTCATCCGGTCGGTCCCCGATCCGGAACACAAAAACGTCCGGCAATGGTGAAAAGAGACGAGGTATCATTCCGGCGGAATTTCTCGGCGTTTGCTGCGGCTGCTGCTGCGGCGGCGGAGGCGGAAAGTGTGGAGTCGGAGGAATGGAGGTCGAGTACTGGAAAGAAAGGAAGAGAAAACGATGGGACCCATAAGGAGTTTGGTTTCAGAGAGCTTGCTCAGGCTATAGAGAGATTCAGTGAAGTATATGAAAGAGTTGAAGCTTCAAAACAGAGACAAATGGTGGAATTAGAGAAGCAGAGGATGcagtttgtgaaggatttggAGTATCAGAGAATGCAGTTATACATGGAAACGCAGGTTCAGCTTCAGAAAATCAAACGCACTAAACGTGCTTCTGGTTCCG ACAGTTTCTCATAG
- the LOC11417768 gene encoding trihelix transcription factor ASIL2 isoform X1, protein MDIIAGAPSPIHSVPPRLPLSSPYSGREDCWTEDATSTLIDAWGERYLDLNRGNLRQKTWQEVADAVNDFHAAGNRKARRTDVQCKNRIDTLKKKYKIEKARVSESDGGYQSPWPFFTRLDVLIGDTFPVKKLSSPVNVRSTPTVVKRPPPQSPPSPPSPPAWIISHPVGPRSGTQKRPAMVKRDEVSFRRNFSAFAAAAAAAAEAESVESEEWRSSTGKKGRENDGTHKEFGFRELAQAIERFSEVYERVEASKQRQMVELEKQRMQFVKDLEYQRMQLYMETQVQLQKIKRTKRASGSGKNWLVLKQLLLYPP, encoded by the exons ATGGACATCATCGCCGGAGCTCCGTCACCAATCCACTCCGTTCCGCCGCGTCTTCCGTTGTCATCGCCGTACTCCGGCCGCGAAGACTGCTGGACCGAAGACGCAACTTCCACCCTCATCGACGCCTGGGGTGAACGCTACCTCGACCTCAACCGCGGTAACCTCCGTCAGAAAACTTGGCAAGAGGTCGCCGACGCCGTCAACGACTTCCACGCCGCCGGTAACAGGAAAGCTCGACGTACCGACGTTCAGTGCAAAAACCGAATCGACACGTTGAAGAAGAAGTACAAGATCGAGAAAGCTAGGGTTTCCGAATCCGACGGCGGTTACCAGAGTCCCTGGCCGTTTTTCACTCGTCTCGACGTTCTCATCGGCGATACTTTTCCGGTCAAAAAACTCTCCTCGCCGGTGAATGTACGGTCTACTCCAACCGTCGTGAAACGTCCACCTCCTCAATCTCCACCTTCTCCACCGTCACCGCCGGCGTGGATAATCTCTCATCCGGTCGGTCCCCGATCCGGAACACAAAAACGTCCGGCAATGGTGAAAAGAGACGAGGTATCATTCCGGCGGAATTTCTCGGCGTTTGCTGCGGCTGCTGCTGCGGCGGCGGAGGCGGAAAGTGTGGAGTCGGAGGAATGGAGGTCGAGTACTGGAAAGAAAGGAAGAGAAAACGATGGGACCCATAAGGAGTTTGGTTTCAGAGAGCTTGCTCAGGCTATAGAGAGATTCAGTGAAGTATATGAAAGAGTTGAAGCTTCAAAACAGAGACAAATGGTGGAATTAGAGAAGCAGAGGATGcagtttgtgaaggatttggAGTATCAGAGAATGCAGTTATACATGGAAACGCAGGTTCAGCTTCAGAAAATCAAACGCACTAAACGTGCTTCTGGTTCCG GCAAAAACTGGTTGGTCCTTAAACAACTCTTGTTGTATCCTCCATAA